The following coding sequences are from one Syngnathus acus chromosome 14, fSynAcu1.2, whole genome shotgun sequence window:
- the pcf11 gene encoding pre-mRNA cleavage complex 2 protein Pcf11 isoform X5: protein MNCLLLNAYAHNEVGVAIPRSKMDDGAAREVACREYQSSLEDLTFNSKPHINMLTILAEENVNFAKDIVAIIEAQISKAPAAEKLPVLYLVDSIVKNVGGEYVAVFAKNLITSFICVFEKVDENTRKSLFKLRSTWDEVFPLKKLYALDVRVNSVDPAWPIKPLPPTVNASIHVNPKFLKQSEETPPRPTPSQPPPPIIQPSLTQEQRIRQQLLAKQKQLLELQQKKIELELEQTKAQLAGGFSILPNSPLAASPKPVGQPTPVVRPLIAPQPPSDPKLPTRDPRLNRTGPPVVSKSKEQPAGKREVPPAIVTPVFTPEKPAAEKPFHSQKVWTPKKEEKPNIKSPPMIKNVQSKNKQAEVENLKSADNSKKDPRLKKRPLDKAEDDKVDEQKEKKKCGDKRDEPTRVPELPKAYRGRLQNGLGIKRESSVSAEKIGGNARTHARKRTHSRSRSRSPSSPKRKGRRSSPKSRTRSTSLSPSRKAGKSRRAKGDEPLHVKNMRDERPAAKKDQAESRRSKTPVDDRPSKTPADDRTSKTSVDERRSKTPGDDRRSKTPADDRRSKTLGDDRRSKTPADDRRSKSRDSPRNQDGGSKQAKDAPSRWRSGWDENKNTSSLKPGDSHDKLGPQRHKTYSTPTRPTTPRTPKHRLSVDANLQIPEVLNTATKKDLLRMASKSLESGEISQEDFLNMAHKIKNFFQYQEEKQQHPESWDPAANFPGKKTLMASPPESFDQAQLTYFEHKSKLKKTQVAHRSSGEGWDGLEECEGPGRAPRELDERRSLEREESRPPLAPMIEEYNHGKEFPALKSLPGLRFRRRADPRESSEREWNSPLTERQCEEHKSGYDAPRRYVPSAESRHQDPRHLDGPSHPGALVPRNCPSPSALETPLPMFERERLSPLHQKDMADMSPAPRFESPNSEHSDDGPLPSEVPLAPQSILQGPVLGALLSNIHQLSNSPGHTPPHEGGPPPPRFDAPGHMGPSRAHPPGWYNEPSHFEGPHQGMPLHHNMPERFNGPHVPQGSLMSTDNMGRFDGPLGPTRFDGPGPGNFDNPVQCFDNNLGPGPVPMAFQSQQRPIPFENPGMRLEGSAGPMCFEGPGQPGPRFDMPLFEGQQGPPRFPPQINIPMRPMPPPMYDNNLQPAQNFAMAPQAFPEPINPQFHPAPMGFPTQPAANFNMLPGPPFSQPGSAPFFNPTVASGNMQQPVNVLNMNQPFLPQNAAPFAQPAAPQLPPAENHFGQVDVNDLLSKLISTGIIKGSQPDPTASTTAELSSAAPEAPHVEEEEEEEVEDDFPDLTNFKLDDMKQRYESVVTKLYSGNQCCLCSMRFTVAQTDLYADHLDWHFRQNHAGKVAGKKITHRRWYYGLRDWVEFEEIADLEERAKSLFFEKESEEEVQKSQAAAKEKEFQSVKAAKDQVAELCEICQEPFETYWVEEEEDWFLKNAIRVDDKNFHPSCFEDYKNTSSYMDMTPSPNKVLSEHPLGSFIKAEEDEVPQSCAVAASIKQEADSEEDEGERDVKTEEKEEPLLTDVQSEEKRL from the exons ATGAACTGTCTGCTCCTCAATGCATACGCTCACAACGAAGTTGGTGTAGCTATCCCCCGCTCGAAGATGGACGACGGCGCGGCGAGGGAAGTTGCCTGCCGAGAGTATCAGTCTTCGCTAGAAGACCTCACGTTCAACAGCAAGCCACACATCAACATGCTGACCATTCTGGCCGAGGAAAACGTCAACTTCGCCAAGGATATCGTCGCGATAATTGAAGCACAAATAAGCAAG GCCCCAGCAGCCGAGAAGCTTCCAGTTTTGTACTTAGTGGATTCCATAGTGAAGAATGTTGGAGGAGAGTACGTCGCTGTGTTTGCTAAAAACCTAATCACTTCATTTATATGTGTCTTTGAAAAG GTGGATGAGAACACCAGAAAGAGTTTGTTCAAGTTACGATCGACATGGGATGAAGTGTTCCCTCTGAAGAAACTGTACGCGCTTGACGTGCGGGTCAACTCCGTGGATCCGGCGTGGCCAATCAAGCCTCTGCCGCCAACAGTCAATGCCAGCATTCACGTCAACCCAAAGTTTTTAAAACAG TCTGAGGAGACCCCTCCACGGCCTACCCCCTCCCAACCGCCTCCGCCGATAATCCAACCCAGTTTGACCCAAGAGCAGCGGATCAGACAGCAACTATTGGCCAAGCAGAAGCAGCTTCTTGAGCTTCAGCAGAAGAAGATTGAGCTGGAACTGGAGCAGACCAAAGCACAGCTG GCTGGAGGATTTTCTATACTACCAAACTCCCCTCTCGCGGCATCCCCGAAGCCAGTTGGCCAGCCCACCCCTGTGGTTCGACCCCTGATTGCTCCCCAGCCCCCAAGTGACCCAAAGTTACCCACTAGAGACCCACGTCTGAACCGCACAGGACCCCCAGTTGTCTCTAAAAGCAAAGAGCAACCTGCTGGGAAAAGGGAAGTCCCTCCTGCCATAGTAACCCCTGTTTTCACGCCAGAAAAACCAGCAGCAGAAAAACCGTTCCATTCACAAAAGGTATGGACTCCCAAAAAGGAGGAGAAGCCCAACATAAAGTCTCCTccaatgattaaaaatgtccaGAGTAAAAACAAGCAGGCTGAGGTTGAGAACCTAAAGTCTGCAGACAACTCAAAGAAAGACCCCCGGTTGAAGAAACGTCCCCTGGACAAGGCCGAAGATGACAAAGTGGACGagcagaaggagaagaaaaaatgtgGCGACAAACGAGACGAGCCGACGCGGGTGCCCGAGCTGCCAAAAGCCTACAGAGGAAGGCTGCAGAACGGCTTGGGGATCAAGCGTGAAAGCAGCGTGTCTGCGGAGAAGATCGGCGGCAATGCCCGGACACACGCCAGGAAACGCACACACTCAAGGTCCAGATCCCGCTCTCCCTCCTCGCCAAAGAGGAAAGGCAGGAGGTCGTCACCCAAGAGCAGAACCAGGAGTACCTCCTTGTCCCCGTCACGCAAGGCAGGTAAATCCAGGAGGGCCAAGGGTGATGAGCCACTGCACGTAAAGAATATGCGGGATGAGCGACCGGCGGCCAAGAAGGACCAGGCGGAGAGCAGGCGCTCCAAGACGCCGGTGGACGATCGTCCCTCCAAGACTCCGGCGGACGATCGCACTTCCAAGACTTCGGTGGATGAACGGCGGTCCAAGACTCCGGGGGACGACCGGCGGTCCAAGACTCCGGCGGACGACCGGCGGTCCAAGACCCTGGGGGACGACCGACGCTCGAAGACTCCTGCGGACGACCGGCGGTCCAAGTCCAGAGACTCACCACGGAACCAGGATGGAGGCAGCAAACAGGCCAAAGATGCTCCTTCACGCTGGCGGAGTGGCTGGGATGAGAACAAAAA CACTTCCAGTCTTAAGCCAGGAGACTCTCATGACAAGCTTGGACCACAGAGGCATAAAACCTATAGCACTCCAACACGGCCCACCACCCCTCGTACCCCGAAACATCGTCTCAGTGTGGATGCCAACCTTCAGATACCCGAAGTCCTCAACACCGCAACTAAGAAAGACCTGCTCAGAATG GCAAGCAAGAGCCTGGAGAGCGGTGAAATTTCGCAGGAGGACTTCCTGAACATGGCTCACAAGATCAAGAACTTCTTCCAGTATCAGGAGGAGAAGCAACAGCATCCAGAAAGTTGGGACCCTGCCGCCAACTTTCCTGGCAAGAAGACATTGATGGCCTCGCCTCCCGAGTCCTTTGACCAGGCTCAGTTGACGTACTTTGAGCACAAGTCCAAGCTAAAGAAGACACAGGTAGCTCATCGCTCCTCCGGGGAAGGCTGGGACGGTCTCGAGGAATGCGAAGGGCCAGGCCGGGCACCGCGGGAATTGG ACGAGAGGAGAAGCTTAGAACGCGAAGAATCCCGACCGCCGTTGGCACCAATGATAGAGGAGTACAACCACGGCAAAGAGTTCCCCGCCCTTAAATCTCTGCCAGGTCTTCGATTCAGGAGGAGGGCTGACCCCAGAGAGTCCA GTGAAAGAGAGTGGAACTCGCCCTTGACTGAGCGTCAATGCGAGGAGCACAAGAGCGGCTACGACGCTCCGCGGCGGTACGTCCCGTCAGCAGAGTCTAGGCACCAGGACCCTCGGCATCTGGACGGACCCTCCCACCCCGGCGCtctggttcccaggaactgtCCGAGCCCATCTGCTCTGGAAACTCCACTccccatgtttgagcgtgaaCGCCTGTCGCCGCTTCACCAGAAGGACATGGCCGACATGAGCCCTGCGCCGCGCTTTGAGAGTCCAAACAGCGAACACTCTGATGATGGGCCGCTCCCTTCTGAAGTTCCCCTCGCCCCTCAATCGATCCTCCAGGGTCCTGTGCTTGGTGCATTGTTGTCTAATATTCATCAGTTGAGTAATTCCCCTGGACACACCCCTCCCCACGAAGGAGGCCCCCCACCTCCCCGGTTTGATGCTCCCGGACACATGGGCCCATCGAGAGCGCACCCGCCAGGCTGGTACAATGAGCCGTCCCACTTTGAGGGTCCGCACCAAGGTATGCCCCTTCATCACAACATGCCAGAGAGGTTTAACGGACCACACGTACCACAGGGATCATTGATGAGCACGGACAATATGGGCCGCTTTGACGGTCCTTTGGGCCCCACAAGGTTTGACGGACCAGGACCTGGAAACTTTGACAATCCAGTCCAGTGCTTTGACAACAACCTGGGACCCGGTCCTGTACCAATGGCCTTCCAGTCGCAGCAGCGACCAATACCCTTTGAAAACCCCGGAATGCGTCTGGAAGGTTCTGCTGGTCCAATGTGTTTTGAGGGACCCGGCCAGCCGGGACCCCGCTTTGACATGCCTCTCTTTGAGGGCCAGCAGGGTCCCCCCAGGTTTCCACCTCAAATCAACATCCCCATGCGTCCCATGCCCCCTCCCATGTACGACAACAACCTCCAGCCTGCGCAAAACTTCGCAATGGCCCCGCAAGCGTTCCCGGAGCCCATCAACCCTCAATTCCACCCTGCACCGATGGGTTTCCCCACGCAGCCCGCGGCTAACTTCAACATGCTGCCCGGGCCTCCGTTCAGCCAGCCGGGCTCCGCCCCATTCTTCAACCCCACTGTTGCTTCCGGTAACATGCAGCAGCCG GTGAATGTGTTGAACATGAACCAGCCTTTCTTGCCTCAGAACGCAGCGCCTTTTGCACAGCCAG CAGCTCCCCAATTGCCCCCTGCAGAGAACCACTTTGGTCAAGTCGACGTCAACGACTTGCTTTCTAAACTCATCTCCACCGGCATCATCAAAGGGTCACAGCCCGACCCGACAGCCTCCACCACCG CGGAGTTATCTTCAGCAGCACCAGAGGCGCCTCATGtcgaggaggaagaagaggaggaggtcgAGGATGATTTCCCCGACCTCACCAACTTCAAGCTCGACGACATGAAACA ACGTTATGAGAGCGTGGTGACCAAGCTGTACTCGGGGAACCAGTGCTGCCTGTGCAGCATGAGGTTCACCGTTGCGCAGACCGACCTGTACGCCGACCACCTGGACTGGCACTTCAGGCAGAACCATGCCGGCAAGGTGGCTGGCAAAAAGATCACGCATCGCCGCTGGTATTATGGCCTCAGG GACTGGGTCGAGTTTGAGGAGATCGCCGACTTGGAGGAACGGGCCAAGAGCCTGTTCTTTGAGAAGGAGAGCGAGGAGGAGGTTCAGAAGAGCCAGGCAGCGGCCAAAGAGAAGGAGTTCCAGAGCGTCAAGGCCGCCAAAGACCAAGTCGCAGAG TTGTGCGAGATCTGCCAGGAGCCTTTCGAGACATACTgggtggaggaagaggaggactgGTTCCTCAAAAACGCCATCAGGGTTGATGATAAG AACTTCCATCCTTCCTGCTTCGAGGATTATAAAAAT ACATCTTCGTACATGGACATGACGCCGTCGCCCAACAAGGTGCTGAGCGAACACCCGCTCGGCAGCTTTATAAAGGCAGAGGAAGACGAGGTTCCTCAGTCATGCGCTGTCGCCGCCTCGATCAAGCAGGAAGCTGATTCCGAGGAGGACGAAGGAGAGCGCGATGTGAAGAcagaggaaaaagaggagCCTCTTTTAACTGACGTGCAATCAGAAGAGAAGAGACTGTGA
- the pcf11 gene encoding pre-mRNA cleavage complex 2 protein Pcf11 isoform X1 encodes MNCLLLNAYAHNEVGVAIPRSKMDDGAAREVACREYQSSLEDLTFNSKPHINMLTILAEENVNFAKDIVAIIEAQISKAPAAEKLPVLYLVDSIVKNVGGEYVAVFAKNLITSFICVFEKVDENTRKSLFKLRSTWDEVFPLKKLYALDVRVNSVDPAWPIKPLPPTVNASIHVNPKFLKQSEETPPRPTPSQPPPPIIQPSLTQEQRIRQQLLAKQKQLLELQQKKIELELEQTKAQLAGGFSILPNSPLAASPKPVGQPTPVVRPLIAPQPPSDPKLPTRDPRLNRTGPPVVSKSKEQPAGKREVPPAIVTPVFTPEKPAAEKPFHSQKVWTPKKEEKPNIKSPPMIKNVQSKNKQAEVENLKSADNSKKDPRLKKRPLDKAEDDKVDEQKEKKKCGDKRDEPTRVPELPKAYRGRLQNGLGIKRESSVSAEKIGGNARTHARKRTHSRSRSRSPSSPKRKGRRSSPKSRTRSTSLSPSRKAGKSRRAKGDEPLHVKNMRDERPAAKKDQAESRRSKTPVDDRPSKTPADDRTSKTSVDERRSKTPGDDRRSKTPADDRRSKTLGDDRRSKTPADDRRSKSRDSPRNQDGGSKQAKDAPSRWRSGWDENKNTSSLKPGDSHDKLGPQRHKTYSTPTRPTTPRTPKHRLSVDANLQIPEVLNTATKKDLLRMASKSLESGEISQEDFLNMAHKIKNFFQYQEEKQQHPESWDPAANFPGKKTLMASPPESFDQAQLTYFEHKSKLKKTQVAHRSSGEGWDGLEECEGPGRAPRELGEATINRPAARILLCMCHSKVVCSLTDERRSLEREESRPPLAPMIEEYNHGKEFPALKSLPGLRFRRRADPRESSEREWNSPLTERQCEEHKSGYDAPRRYVPSAESRHQDPRHLDGPSHPGALVPRNCPSPSALETPLPMFERERLSPLHQKDMADMSPAPRFESPNSEHSDDGPLPSEVPLAPQSILQGPVLGALLSNIHQLSNSPGHTPPHEGGPPPPRFDAPGHMGPSRAHPPGWYNEPSHFEGPHQGMPLHHNMPERFNGPHVPQGSLMSTDNMGRFDGPLGPTRFDGPGPGNFDNPVQCFDNNLGPGPVPMAFQSQQRPIPFENPGMRLEGSAGPMCFEGPGQPGPRFDMPLFEGQQGPPRFPPQINIPMRPMPPPMYDNNLQPAQNFAMAPQAFPEPINPQFHPAPMGFPTQPAANFNMLPGPPFSQPGSAPFFNPTVASGNMQQPVNVLNMNQPFLPQNAAPFAQPAAPQLPPAENHFGQVDVNDLLSKLISTGIIKGSQPDPTASTTAELSSAAPEAPHVEEEEEEEVEDDFPDLTNFKLDDMKQRYESVVTKLYSGNQCCLCSMRFTVAQTDLYADHLDWHFRQNHAGKVAGKKITHRRWYYGLRDWVEFEEIADLEERAKSLFFEKESEEEVQKSQAAAKEKEFQSVKAAKDQVAELCEICQEPFETYWVEEEEDWFLKNAIRVDDKNFHPSCFEDYKNTSSYMDMTPSPNKVLSEHPLGSFIKAEEDEVPQSCAVAASIKQEADSEEDEGERDVKTEEKEEPLLTDVQSEEKRL; translated from the exons ATGAACTGTCTGCTCCTCAATGCATACGCTCACAACGAAGTTGGTGTAGCTATCCCCCGCTCGAAGATGGACGACGGCGCGGCGAGGGAAGTTGCCTGCCGAGAGTATCAGTCTTCGCTAGAAGACCTCACGTTCAACAGCAAGCCACACATCAACATGCTGACCATTCTGGCCGAGGAAAACGTCAACTTCGCCAAGGATATCGTCGCGATAATTGAAGCACAAATAAGCAAG GCCCCAGCAGCCGAGAAGCTTCCAGTTTTGTACTTAGTGGATTCCATAGTGAAGAATGTTGGAGGAGAGTACGTCGCTGTGTTTGCTAAAAACCTAATCACTTCATTTATATGTGTCTTTGAAAAG GTGGATGAGAACACCAGAAAGAGTTTGTTCAAGTTACGATCGACATGGGATGAAGTGTTCCCTCTGAAGAAACTGTACGCGCTTGACGTGCGGGTCAACTCCGTGGATCCGGCGTGGCCAATCAAGCCTCTGCCGCCAACAGTCAATGCCAGCATTCACGTCAACCCAAAGTTTTTAAAACAG TCTGAGGAGACCCCTCCACGGCCTACCCCCTCCCAACCGCCTCCGCCGATAATCCAACCCAGTTTGACCCAAGAGCAGCGGATCAGACAGCAACTATTGGCCAAGCAGAAGCAGCTTCTTGAGCTTCAGCAGAAGAAGATTGAGCTGGAACTGGAGCAGACCAAAGCACAGCTG GCTGGAGGATTTTCTATACTACCAAACTCCCCTCTCGCGGCATCCCCGAAGCCAGTTGGCCAGCCCACCCCTGTGGTTCGACCCCTGATTGCTCCCCAGCCCCCAAGTGACCCAAAGTTACCCACTAGAGACCCACGTCTGAACCGCACAGGACCCCCAGTTGTCTCTAAAAGCAAAGAGCAACCTGCTGGGAAAAGGGAAGTCCCTCCTGCCATAGTAACCCCTGTTTTCACGCCAGAAAAACCAGCAGCAGAAAAACCGTTCCATTCACAAAAGGTATGGACTCCCAAAAAGGAGGAGAAGCCCAACATAAAGTCTCCTccaatgattaaaaatgtccaGAGTAAAAACAAGCAGGCTGAGGTTGAGAACCTAAAGTCTGCAGACAACTCAAAGAAAGACCCCCGGTTGAAGAAACGTCCCCTGGACAAGGCCGAAGATGACAAAGTGGACGagcagaaggagaagaaaaaatgtgGCGACAAACGAGACGAGCCGACGCGGGTGCCCGAGCTGCCAAAAGCCTACAGAGGAAGGCTGCAGAACGGCTTGGGGATCAAGCGTGAAAGCAGCGTGTCTGCGGAGAAGATCGGCGGCAATGCCCGGACACACGCCAGGAAACGCACACACTCAAGGTCCAGATCCCGCTCTCCCTCCTCGCCAAAGAGGAAAGGCAGGAGGTCGTCACCCAAGAGCAGAACCAGGAGTACCTCCTTGTCCCCGTCACGCAAGGCAGGTAAATCCAGGAGGGCCAAGGGTGATGAGCCACTGCACGTAAAGAATATGCGGGATGAGCGACCGGCGGCCAAGAAGGACCAGGCGGAGAGCAGGCGCTCCAAGACGCCGGTGGACGATCGTCCCTCCAAGACTCCGGCGGACGATCGCACTTCCAAGACTTCGGTGGATGAACGGCGGTCCAAGACTCCGGGGGACGACCGGCGGTCCAAGACTCCGGCGGACGACCGGCGGTCCAAGACCCTGGGGGACGACCGACGCTCGAAGACTCCTGCGGACGACCGGCGGTCCAAGTCCAGAGACTCACCACGGAACCAGGATGGAGGCAGCAAACAGGCCAAAGATGCTCCTTCACGCTGGCGGAGTGGCTGGGATGAGAACAAAAA CACTTCCAGTCTTAAGCCAGGAGACTCTCATGACAAGCTTGGACCACAGAGGCATAAAACCTATAGCACTCCAACACGGCCCACCACCCCTCGTACCCCGAAACATCGTCTCAGTGTGGATGCCAACCTTCAGATACCCGAAGTCCTCAACACCGCAACTAAGAAAGACCTGCTCAGAATG GCAAGCAAGAGCCTGGAGAGCGGTGAAATTTCGCAGGAGGACTTCCTGAACATGGCTCACAAGATCAAGAACTTCTTCCAGTATCAGGAGGAGAAGCAACAGCATCCAGAAAGTTGGGACCCTGCCGCCAACTTTCCTGGCAAGAAGACATTGATGGCCTCGCCTCCCGAGTCCTTTGACCAGGCTCAGTTGACGTACTTTGAGCACAAGTCCAAGCTAAAGAAGACACAGGTAGCTCATCGCTCCTCCGGGGAAGGCTGGGACGGTCTCGAGGAATGCGAAGGGCCAGGCCGGGCACCGCGGGAATTGGGTGAGGCAACGATCAATCGGCCAGCAGCCAGAATATTATTATGCATGTGTCACTCTAAAGTTGTTTGTTCATTAACAGACGAGAGGAGAAGCTTAGAACGCGAAGAATCCCGACCGCCGTTGGCACCAATGATAGAGGAGTACAACCACGGCAAAGAGTTCCCCGCCCTTAAATCTCTGCCAGGTCTTCGATTCAGGAGGAGGGCTGACCCCAGAGAGTCCA GTGAAAGAGAGTGGAACTCGCCCTTGACTGAGCGTCAATGCGAGGAGCACAAGAGCGGCTACGACGCTCCGCGGCGGTACGTCCCGTCAGCAGAGTCTAGGCACCAGGACCCTCGGCATCTGGACGGACCCTCCCACCCCGGCGCtctggttcccaggaactgtCCGAGCCCATCTGCTCTGGAAACTCCACTccccatgtttgagcgtgaaCGCCTGTCGCCGCTTCACCAGAAGGACATGGCCGACATGAGCCCTGCGCCGCGCTTTGAGAGTCCAAACAGCGAACACTCTGATGATGGGCCGCTCCCTTCTGAAGTTCCCCTCGCCCCTCAATCGATCCTCCAGGGTCCTGTGCTTGGTGCATTGTTGTCTAATATTCATCAGTTGAGTAATTCCCCTGGACACACCCCTCCCCACGAAGGAGGCCCCCCACCTCCCCGGTTTGATGCTCCCGGACACATGGGCCCATCGAGAGCGCACCCGCCAGGCTGGTACAATGAGCCGTCCCACTTTGAGGGTCCGCACCAAGGTATGCCCCTTCATCACAACATGCCAGAGAGGTTTAACGGACCACACGTACCACAGGGATCATTGATGAGCACGGACAATATGGGCCGCTTTGACGGTCCTTTGGGCCCCACAAGGTTTGACGGACCAGGACCTGGAAACTTTGACAATCCAGTCCAGTGCTTTGACAACAACCTGGGACCCGGTCCTGTACCAATGGCCTTCCAGTCGCAGCAGCGACCAATACCCTTTGAAAACCCCGGAATGCGTCTGGAAGGTTCTGCTGGTCCAATGTGTTTTGAGGGACCCGGCCAGCCGGGACCCCGCTTTGACATGCCTCTCTTTGAGGGCCAGCAGGGTCCCCCCAGGTTTCCACCTCAAATCAACATCCCCATGCGTCCCATGCCCCCTCCCATGTACGACAACAACCTCCAGCCTGCGCAAAACTTCGCAATGGCCCCGCAAGCGTTCCCGGAGCCCATCAACCCTCAATTCCACCCTGCACCGATGGGTTTCCCCACGCAGCCCGCGGCTAACTTCAACATGCTGCCCGGGCCTCCGTTCAGCCAGCCGGGCTCCGCCCCATTCTTCAACCCCACTGTTGCTTCCGGTAACATGCAGCAGCCG GTGAATGTGTTGAACATGAACCAGCCTTTCTTGCCTCAGAACGCAGCGCCTTTTGCACAGCCAG CAGCTCCCCAATTGCCCCCTGCAGAGAACCACTTTGGTCAAGTCGACGTCAACGACTTGCTTTCTAAACTCATCTCCACCGGCATCATCAAAGGGTCACAGCCCGACCCGACAGCCTCCACCACCG CGGAGTTATCTTCAGCAGCACCAGAGGCGCCTCATGtcgaggaggaagaagaggaggaggtcgAGGATGATTTCCCCGACCTCACCAACTTCAAGCTCGACGACATGAAACA ACGTTATGAGAGCGTGGTGACCAAGCTGTACTCGGGGAACCAGTGCTGCCTGTGCAGCATGAGGTTCACCGTTGCGCAGACCGACCTGTACGCCGACCACCTGGACTGGCACTTCAGGCAGAACCATGCCGGCAAGGTGGCTGGCAAAAAGATCACGCATCGCCGCTGGTATTATGGCCTCAGG GACTGGGTCGAGTTTGAGGAGATCGCCGACTTGGAGGAACGGGCCAAGAGCCTGTTCTTTGAGAAGGAGAGCGAGGAGGAGGTTCAGAAGAGCCAGGCAGCGGCCAAAGAGAAGGAGTTCCAGAGCGTCAAGGCCGCCAAAGACCAAGTCGCAGAG TTGTGCGAGATCTGCCAGGAGCCTTTCGAGACATACTgggtggaggaagaggaggactgGTTCCTCAAAAACGCCATCAGGGTTGATGATAAG AACTTCCATCCTTCCTGCTTCGAGGATTATAAAAAT ACATCTTCGTACATGGACATGACGCCGTCGCCCAACAAGGTGCTGAGCGAACACCCGCTCGGCAGCTTTATAAAGGCAGAGGAAGACGAGGTTCCTCAGTCATGCGCTGTCGCCGCCTCGATCAAGCAGGAAGCTGATTCCGAGGAGGACGAAGGAGAGCGCGATGTGAAGAcagaggaaaaagaggagCCTCTTTTAACTGACGTGCAATCAGAAGAGAAGAGACTGTGA